Proteins found in one Molothrus aeneus isolate 106 chromosome 20, BPBGC_Maene_1.0, whole genome shotgun sequence genomic segment:
- the LOC136565255 gene encoding fibrinogen-like protein 1-like protein: protein MATQGLCLLLLTCLLALAASFPDVDIRNLYLLNGTMDDIMNAPPEPSQLDDGDGHVRQARDIAHHPPVSHASGWPKDCSEIPRGSHSGVYIIQPKGLHHLVVYCEMNVTHGGWTVIQRNQRDTPVTWAEAWSTYKFGFGNVRTEYWLGTEYIHQIAKQKVYQVRFVIQDSADNLSFADYNLFSVEDEEHGYRLRLGSYNGTAGDAMTSDNPNNMHDNMKFSTKDQDQDTYSKNCAYSYEGGWWYSSCYSVRLNYKGGLTWGNLCKGNCKSSLILIKPASYC, encoded by the exons ATGG CTACCCAGGGCCTTTGTCTCCTGCTTTTGACCtgcctgctggccctggcagcatCTTTTCCTGATGTTGACATAAGGAACTTGTACCTCCTCAATGGCACCATGGATGACATTATGAATGctcccccagagccctcccagcttG ATGATGGTGATGGACACGTCCGGCAGGCCAGGGACATCGCCCACCACCCACCAGTGAGCCATG CGTCAGGGTGGCCCAAGGACTGCAGTGAGATCCCCCGGGGAAGCCACAGCGGCGTGTACATCATCCAGCCCAAAGGGCTGCACCACCTGGTGGTGTACTGCGAGATGAACGTGACCCACGGGGGCTGGACCGTCATCCAGAGGAACCAGAGGGACACCCCTGTCACCTGGGCAGAGGCCTGGAGCACCTACAAGTTCGGCTTCGGGAACGTGCGCACCGAGTACTGGCTGGGCACCGAGTACATCCACCAGATTGCCAAGCAGAAGGTCTACCAGGTCAGGTTTGTCATCCAGGACTCTGCAGACAACCTCAGCTTCGCAGACTACAACCTGTTCAGCGTGGAGGACGAGGAGCACGGCTACCGCCTGAGGCTGGGCTCCTACAACGGCACAGCCGGGGATGCCATGACCTCAGACAATCCCAACAACATGCACGACAACATGAAATTCTCCACAAAGGACCAGGACCAGGACACTTACAGTAAGAACTGTGCCTACAGCTATGAGGGAGGGTGGTGGTACTCATCCTGTTACTCCGTGCGGCTGAATTACAAGGGGGGCCTGACATGGGGCAACCTGTGCAAGGGGAACTGCAAATCCTCTCTTATCCTCATTAAACCAGCTTCTTATTGTTag
- the LOC136565256 gene encoding fibrinogen-like protein 1-like protein, translated as MGLQAGTPWLHRDLVLLPTVVVAMLLLCASAGPAVPTASPRSASGFPPDCSRLRKGSPSGVYVIQPARSPPRVVWCDMDTEGKGWTVVQRNSHDTELTWKQSWTTYKYGFGNVHSDYWLGTEYLHLLTQQGTYKVRFVVRDKANVTHYAEYDIFRVESEASGYPLRLGRHSGDGDDYLTLYHPKKGGIHDNMKFSTVDKDQDQYSGNCAKSYGGWWYNRCQNVLLNAKNYIVWPGFCDKGDCASSLILVKPTDVC; from the exons ATGG ggctccaggctgggacaccCTGGCTGCACCGGGACCTTGTCCTGCTGCCCACCGTGGTGGTGgcaatgctgctgctctgcgccagcgccggccccgccgtgcCCACGGCCAGCCCCCGGAGCG cctcagggtTCCCCCCGGACTGCAGCCGCCTGCGCAAGGGCAGCCCCAGCGGGGTGTACGTGATCCAGCCCGCCCGGTCCCCCCCGCGCGTGGTCTGGTGCGACATGGACACCGAGGGCAAGGGCTGGACCGTGGTGCAGAGAAACTCCCACGACACCGAGCTCACGTGGAAGCAATCCTGGACCACCTACAAGTACGGCTTTGGCAATGTGCACAGCGATTACTGGCTGGGCACCGAGTACCTGCACCTGCTGACGCAGCAGGGCACCTACAAGGTGCGCTTCGTGGTGCGCGACAAAGCCAACGTCACCCACTACGCCGAGTACGACATCTTCAGAGTGGAGAGCGAGGCCAGCGGGTACCCCCTGAGGCTGGGCAGGCACTCTGGAGATGGGGATGACTACCTGACCCTCTACCACCCCAAGAAGGGGGGCATTCATGACAACATGAAGTTCAGCACAGTCGACAAGGACCAGGACCAGTACAGCGGGAACTGCGCCAAGAGCTACGGGGGGTGGTGGTACAACAGGTGCCAGAACGTCCTGCTCAATGCCAAAAACTACATTGTTTGGCCAGGATTCTGTGATAAAGGTGACTGTGCATCCTCCCTCATCCTGGTCAAACCCACAGATGTGTGTTGA